One part of the Xiphophorus maculatus strain JP 163 A chromosome 1, X_maculatus-5.0-male, whole genome shotgun sequence genome encodes these proteins:
- the tshz2 gene encoding teashirt homolog 2 — MPRRKQQAPKRAAVYEPDEDAPLQESIPEEDGEIEAQTEEECSEKTSPKACEDRELDNKSTNTYSNQNSPISVLSNQELELESRLSDSSDRLSDFKTSSPPESQRDEESRGSKHKEESGSSLEKMRAAYANFLSDSYWTGIGVDLKVGKNTSKANCDSTNGSSKNEFDWHQDALSKTLQQTLSPKPASKPNLFSSVHLYRQTTKPCGSVFTGASRFRCKDCSAAYDTLVELTVHMNKTGHYQDNNHSKQSNSSASSSKSRKRNLQDMEGKEDAQKVLKCMFCGHSFDSLQDLSVHMIKTKHYQKVPLKEPIPVITPKLLPPAKKRVFETTRPCSPDSTTGVSGYSEAQRTATLSNANNNRYGYQNGASYTWQFETCKSQILKCMECGSSHDTLQQLTTHMMVTGHFIKVTNSASKKGKQLALDPLAVEKIQGVAEPAANDTEGEKVSPKNLSPRSIEKDSQGEGTSDKMEETETKDDKQENEDQKESNGVFKYPYLREEDLEQESGGGGDILKSLANTVASAINKAQTGTPSWSAYPSIHAAYQLSGIIKNTSLSASPPAQLKQTFNHKLRPIAPKGKLYHSALGVELPQGLHQNVDIKKEKVGISDGKESQNIKFDLLENDDSDCQDDSSSSSKLDADCMNEGSEAIKGKLSPDFSDRGKTPSPAASNGRSTTSEPLSDTPDMLGINPLSALQSVLNNHLGKANKPNNSRADKLSAHAQSIFAEFNRGNEKPPLMLGRPIRNRPDKTFLMANDDQPIDLTKSKHSKASTLLLGPSTPIPQKYALSDIADMVKVLPKATTPKPSLPSRIPTMKLESDVRRFEDVSAEVYSVHKRKGRQSNWNPRHLLILQAQFASSLFQTSEGKYLLSDLGPQERMHISKFTGLSMTTISHWLANVKYQLRKTGGTKFLKNMDTGHPIFYCNDCASQFRSPTTFISHLESHLGFQIKDMCKMPVEHQTKVEEPEMLKALGIRATDSLVSEEDIDSKFKCKLCCRTFASNHAVKLHLSKTHSKSPDNHSQYVEMDKE; from the coding sequence tgtacgAACCAGATGAAGATGCTCCTCTCCAGGAGTCCATTCCAGAAGAGGATGGTGAGATTGAAGCTCAAACCGAAGAAGAATGCTCAGAGAAGACCAGCCCCAAGGCATGTGAGGACAGAGAGTTGGACAACAAGAGTACCAACACCTACAGCAACCAGAACTCCCCCATTAGTGTGCTTTCCAATCAGGAGTTGGAGTTGGAGTCTCGTCTCAGCGACAGCAGTGACAGACTCTCAGACTTTAAAACGTCTTCACCGCCAGAGAGCCAGAGGGATGAAGAAAGTCGTGGTTCGAAACACAAAGAGGAGTCAGGCAGCAGCTTAGAGAAAATGAGAGCAGCCTATGCAAACTTTCTGTCAGATTCCTACTGGACTGGAATTGGTGTAGACTTAAAAGTGGGCAAAAATACTAGCAAAGCCAACTGTGACAGCACCAATGGGAGTAGCAAGAATGAGTTTGACTGGCACCAGGACGCGCTCTCCAAGACCTTGCAGCAGACGCTTTCACCGAAACCTGCATCCAAGCCCAACCTGTTCAGTTCTGTTCACCTTTATAGGCAAACCACCAAACCTTGTGGCTCAGTGTTCACAGGAGCCAGCCGCTTCCGCTGTAAGGACTGCAGCGCTGCATATGACACACTGGTGGAGCTCACTGTCCACATGAACAAGACCGGACACTATCAAGATAATAACCACAGCAAGCAGAGCAACTCCTCAGCCTCATCCTCTAAATCTAGAAAGCGAAATTTGCAAGACATGGAAGGGAAGGAGGATGCacagaaagttttaaaatgcatgttttgcGGCCATTCTTTTGACTCGCTGCAGGATCTAAGTGTGCATATGATTAAAACTAAGCATTACCAAAAAGTGCCTTTAAAAGAGCCAATCCCAGTGATTACACCCAAACTGCTGCCACCAGCAAAGAAACGGGTGTTTGAAACAACAAGGCCCTGCTCTCCAGACTCGACCACTGGTGTATCTGGCTACTCTGAGGCACAGCGGACCGCCACCCTTTCAAACGCCAACAATAATCGCTACGGATATCAGAATGGAGCTAGCTACACATGGCAGTTTGAGACATGTAAGTCTCAAATTCTCAAATGTATGGAGTGTGGAAGCTCTCATGACACACTGCAGCAGCTTACCACGCACATGATGGTCACTGGGCACTTCATCAAAGTCACAAACTCTGCATCTAAAAAGGGCAAACAGCTAGCACTTGACCCACTGGCTGTGGAGAAGATCCAGGGCGTAGCTGAGCCTGCAGCCAACGACACTGAAGGAGAAAAGGTGTCGCCGAAAAACCTCTCCCCTAGAAGCATTGAGAAGGATAGCCAGGGGGAAGGAACATCAGACAAAATggaagaaactgaaacaaaagatGACAAGCAGGAGAATGAGGATCAAAAAGAAAGTAATGGAGTCTTTAAATACCCCTATCTTCGCGAGGAAGACCTTGAACAAGAGTCAGGTGGAGGAGGGGACATCCTAAAATCTTTAGCCAATACAGTGGCCTCTGCTATCAATAAGGCTCAAACAGGGACACCAAGCTGGAGTGCCTACCCGAGCATCCACGCTGCCTATCAGCTCTCTGGCATCATCAAAAACACCTCTCTCTCTGCGTCTCCCCCTGCACAGCTAAAGCAGACATTTAACCATAAGTTGAGGCCGATTGCCCCAAAGGGGAAACTGTACCACAGCGCTTTGGGAGTTGAGCTTCCCCAGGGACTGCATCAAAACGTGgacatcaaaaaagaaaaggttggcATTAGCGATGGTAAAGAAAGTCAGAATATTAAGTTTGATCTGCTGGAGAATGATGACAGCGATTGTCAGGAtgactcctcttcctcttcaaaGCTCGATGCAGACTGCATGAATGAAGGAAGTGAAGCGATCAAAGGGAAGTTGAGCCCAGATTTCTCTGACAGAGGCAAGACGCCGAGCCCCGCTGCCAGCAACGGACGCAGCACCACATCAGAGCCTCTCAGTGACACTCCAGATATGCTTGGCATAAACCCTCTTAGTGCGCTACAGTCAGTTTTGAACAATCATTTGGGCAAAGCAAATAAACCCAATAACTCAAGAGCAGATAAACTATCTGCACACGCCCAGTCTATTTTTGCTGAGTTTAACCGGGGCAATGAGAAGCCGCCTCTAATGCTCGGACGTCCTATAAGAAACAGACCTGATAAGACTTTCCTCATGGCTAATGATGACCAACCAATAGATCTGACTAAATCTAAGCACAGCAAGGCAAGCACCTTGTTGCTAGGGCCTTCTACACCAATACCACAGAAATACGCTCTGTCTGACATTGCTGACATGGTTAAGGTTCTTCCAAAAGCCACAACACCAAAACCATCCTTACCATCAAGGATTCCGACCATGAAGTTGGAGTCGGACGTCAGACGCTTTGAGGACGTGTCTGCTGAGGTGTACTCCGTCCACAAACGCAAAGGCAGGCAATCGAACTGGAATCCTCGCCATCTTCTCATCCTGCAAGCTCAGTTTGCCTCCAGCCTCTTCCAAACGTCTGAGGGGAAGTATTTGCTCTCAGATCTTGGCCCTCAGGAACGGATGCACATCTCCAAGTTTACTGGGTTGTCAATGACCACCATCAGCCACTGGCTAGCGAATGTAAAGTACCAGCTGAGGAAAACAGGAGGAACCAAGTTCCTGAAGAATATGGACACTGGCCATCCGATCTTCTACTGCAATGACTGTGCTTCCCAGTTTAGGTCACCAACCACGTTCATTTCCCATTTAGAATCCCATCTGGGTTTCCAAATCAAAGACATGTGCAAAATGCCGGTTGAGCACCAGACAAAGGTGGAGGAGCCCGAAATGCTGAAGGCTCTCGGCATCAGAGCCACCGACTCTCTGGTGTCAGAGGAAGACATTGACTCAAAGTTTAAATGTAAGCTCTGCTGTCGGACATTTGCGAGCAATCATGCAGTCAAGCTCCATTTGAGTAAAACTCACAGCAAGTCCCCTGATAACCATTCACAATATGTGGAAATGGACAAGGAGTAA